The following are from one region of the Sparus aurata unplaced genomic scaffold, fSpaAur1.1, whole genome shotgun sequence genome:
- the LOC115578205 gene encoding somatostatin-2-like, translating into MQPASCQSNTLHHVTRGGGASGFKRAAPRSTRTRDKPEPDPGPAEDTRPADSMQCVRCPAILALVALVLCAPGVSSQLDRDQDQNQDLNLELHQHRLLQRARSAGLLSQEWSKRAVEDLLAQMSLPEADAQREAEVVSTATGGRMNLERSVDAPNNLPPRERKAGCKNFYWKGFTSC; encoded by the exons atg CAGCCCgccagctgtcaatcaaacacgCTGCATCATGTGACCCGGGGGGGCGGAGCATCGGGCTTCAAAAGAGCAGCGCCCAGGAGCACCAGGACCAGAGACAAACCAGAACCAGACCCCGGCCCAGCAGAAGACACCAGACCAGCCGACA GTATGCAGTGCGTTCGTTGTCCCGCCATCTTGGCTCTTGTGGCATTGGTTCTGTGCGCTCCAGGCGTTTCCTCTCAGCTTGACAGAGACCAGGACCAGAACCAGGACCTGAACCTGGAGCTGCATCAGCACCGGCTGCTGCAACGAGCTCGCAGCGCCGGGCTCCTGTCACAG GAGTGGAGTAAACGTGCGGTCGAGGACCTGCTGGCTCAGATGTCTCTACCAGAGGCCGACGCCCAGCGGGAGGCTGAGGTCGTATCCACGGCAACAGGAGGAAGGATGAACCTGGAGCGGTCCGTCGACGCCCCCAACAACCTGCCCCCCCGCGAACGCAAAGCCGGCTGCAAGAACTTCTACTGGAAGGGCTTCACTTCCTGTTAA